One segment of Niabella beijingensis DNA contains the following:
- a CDS encoding DUF5777 family beta-barrel protein, whose amino-acid sequence MKYLAAAFLLFIAPLIRAQETDLIGLVDSAGSGTKTAITGAFKSSRVINGHSIEFIGKKVLDVRILHRFGRVNDGIGELFGLDQASMRMGFDYGLGKNLTIGVGRSTAGKELDGFIKYRPVQQATGGKGASPVSVVLVAGSALTTAKFAEDARFTSTKHRLAYYSEVIVGRKFTEAFSLQLSPTYVHRNLVIEPTDDNDTYALGIGGRLKISKRVAFVADYQYVISGLNKDLYKNPLSVGFDIETGGHVFQLHFSNATGMNEKAFITNTTDSWGSGEIRFGFNLSRVFTIGKKKSKPIPES is encoded by the coding sequence ATGAAGTATCTGGCAGCAGCATTCCTGCTCTTTATAGCACCGTTGATCAGGGCCCAGGAAACCGACCTTATCGGTCTGGTCGATTCAGCAGGCTCCGGCACAAAAACAGCGATCACCGGCGCTTTTAAATCGAGCCGTGTTATCAATGGCCACTCCATCGAATTTATCGGAAAAAAAGTGCTGGACGTGCGCATCCTGCACCGCTTCGGAAGGGTCAATGACGGTATCGGGGAACTATTCGGACTGGATCAGGCTTCCATGCGTATGGGCTTTGATTATGGCCTTGGCAAAAACCTGACAATAGGGGTCGGGCGCAGCACCGCCGGCAAGGAGCTGGATGGGTTTATCAAATACCGGCCTGTTCAGCAGGCCACTGGTGGAAAAGGCGCTTCCCCCGTCTCCGTCGTGCTGGTAGCCGGCAGTGCCCTTACCACGGCAAAATTTGCAGAGGATGCCCGGTTCACCAGCACAAAGCACCGCCTGGCTTACTACAGCGAAGTGATCGTCGGCCGGAAATTTACGGAAGCCTTCAGCCTGCAACTCTCCCCCACCTATGTACACCGCAACCTGGTGATTGAACCTACCGATGACAACGACACTTACGCATTGGGCATCGGCGGCCGGCTGAAAATTTCGAAACGCGTAGCCTTTGTAGCCGATTACCAGTATGTGATCTCCGGACTGAACAAGGACCTGTACAAAAATCCGCTGTCGGTCGGATTTGATATTGAAACCGGCGGGCATGTATTCCAGCTGCATTTTTCCAATGCCACCGGTATGAACGAGAAAGCCTTTATCACCAATACCACAGACAGCTGGGGCAGTGGGGAGATCCGGTTCGGGTTCAATCTTTCCCGGGTCTTTACCATCGGCAAGAAAAAGTCTAAACCAATACCGGAATCCTGA
- a CDS encoding outer membrane beta-barrel protein yields MNDEELDQLFRDAASRFQPPDAPEGAWEAFYRTKMLPAEKNTRQRRFFIPWRYMQLAAAVLLLIATGLVFFLKQAPLAGLGGISSNDREPSGILKSETSPPVEEGGLPPAFMPGGTADNYPAKGGAPDLAAMIPQKNLYPVISSGPPAFNIPEKGAKTQQHADTAAARKPFFSLRDKPAGERPAQPALPGFYDPSPSTETSRGRTATTRWQVGLLAGSNLGMVRGTVSSKPGLNAGVLVQRKLGQSRFSLESGVVYESMTYDVNNADFNPNGNPVSSRVSNIEGACTMVDVPVNVRYDVVASKKNKAFISTGVSPTVIVKQSYIYDLDQGDGPVQINRDVSGRGKSVYAVANLSIGYEQKWNHVSVQIAPYVKIPMGEIGYGNLSLGGVGTQISIKKDL; encoded by the coding sequence ATGAACGATGAAGAGTTGGATCAACTCTTTCGCGATGCAGCCAGCCGTTTTCAGCCTCCGGATGCCCCGGAAGGCGCATGGGAAGCGTTTTACAGGACGAAAATGCTCCCTGCCGAAAAAAACACCCGACAACGCCGGTTCTTTATACCATGGCGTTACATGCAGCTTGCAGCAGCCGTGCTGCTGCTGATTGCCACCGGCCTGGTGTTTTTTCTGAAGCAGGCCCCCCTGGCAGGTCTTGGCGGAATCAGCTCAAACGACAGGGAGCCTTCCGGTATCCTAAAAAGCGAAACATCTCCACCTGTCGAAGAAGGCGGTCTTCCTCCTGCTTTTATGCCGGGCGGCACTGCAGACAATTACCCGGCGAAGGGCGGCGCACCGGATCTGGCAGCCATGATTCCACAAAAGAACCTCTATCCGGTTATCAGCAGCGGCCCACCTGCTTTTAATATCCCGGAAAAGGGGGCAAAGACGCAGCAGCATGCCGATACTGCGGCTGCCCGGAAGCCGTTCTTTTCATTACGTGATAAACCGGCAGGCGAACGTCCGGCCCAGCCTGCCCTGCCCGGCTTTTACGATCCGTCTCCGTCAACGGAAACTTCCAGGGGAAGAACTGCGACCACCCGCTGGCAGGTGGGACTGCTGGCGGGTTCCAACCTGGGAATGGTGCGGGGTACTGTTTCCAGTAAGCCGGGACTGAATGCCGGTGTACTGGTGCAGCGAAAGCTGGGGCAGTCCCGCTTCTCCCTTGAGTCGGGTGTGGTGTATGAATCTATGACCTATGATGTGAACAACGCCGACTTCAATCCCAACGGAAACCCGGTGTCCTCCCGGGTATCCAATATCGAAGGAGCCTGTACCATGGTAGATGTACCGGTAAATGTCCGTTATGACGTAGTGGCCTCTAAAAAGAACAAAGCGTTTATAAGCACGGGCGTATCGCCCACTGTGATCGTAAAACAAAGCTATATCTATGATCTGGATCAGGGGGATGGGCCGGTCCAGATCAACCGGGATGTTTCCGGCAGGGGAAAAAGTGTTTATGCCGTTGCCAATCTTTCCATCGGCTACGAGCAGAAATGGAATCATGTATCTGTTCAGATCGCGCCCTATGTAAAGATCCCGATGGGTGAGATCGGATATGGAAATCTGAGCCTGGGCGGAGTAGGCACACAAATTTCTATCAAAAAAGATCTGTAA
- the atpB gene encoding F0F1 ATP synthase subunit A, translating to MVAALSLFLVSSAQSVFAQHEEHAEGPATEEKFNPGEAILHHIADAHEWHFFSLKKADGTEFHGTIPLPVLLYSPQRGFSAFMSSAFHHGAEAHNGYKQEHGKIIAVDEAGNPDDTVKVYDFSMTKNVVQMLIALIVLVWLLITVAKKYKTGQGVTSAPKGMQNAIEPVITFVRDDVAKPNLGPKYQKFLPYLLTVFFFILINNIFGLLPGAANVTGNIAFTAMLGIISFFVILFNTNGHYWQHIFWFPGVPLPVKILMMPVELLGVFTKPFALIIRLFANMTAGHIIILSFVSLIFIFTEMSKTAGIAFTPVSIAFAVFIYLIEILVAFIQAYIFTNLTAVFIGGAIGDHHYEEDIVTHH from the coding sequence ATGGTAGCGGCTTTAAGCCTTTTTTTGGTGTCTTCGGCACAGTCCGTTTTTGCACAACATGAGGAGCATGCGGAGGGACCTGCCACAGAGGAAAAGTTTAACCCGGGGGAAGCCATCCTGCACCACATTGCCGATGCCCACGAATGGCATTTTTTCTCTCTGAAAAAAGCCGATGGAACTGAATTCCATGGCACGATCCCCCTGCCGGTACTCCTGTACTCGCCCCAGCGCGGTTTCAGTGCTTTTATGTCTTCTGCGTTCCACCACGGGGCGGAGGCACACAACGGATACAAGCAGGAACATGGAAAGATCATAGCTGTGGATGAAGCCGGCAACCCGGATGATACCGTGAAAGTATACGATTTCTCCATGACCAAGAACGTGGTTCAGATGCTGATTGCACTGATTGTTCTGGTATGGCTGCTGATCACTGTGGCCAAAAAATACAAAACCGGCCAGGGTGTTACTTCGGCTCCCAAAGGCATGCAGAACGCCATTGAACCCGTGATCACCTTTGTACGGGACGATGTGGCCAAACCCAATCTGGGACCCAAGTACCAGAAATTCCTGCCTTATTTACTGACCGTCTTCTTTTTTATCTTAATCAATAATATTTTCGGATTACTGCCGGGTGCTGCCAACGTAACAGGAAACATTGCGTTTACGGCCATGCTGGGGATCATTTCCTTTTTTGTGATCCTGTTTAATACGAACGGCCATTACTGGCAGCATATCTTCTGGTTCCCGGGGGTGCCCCTGCCGGTGAAGATCCTGATGATGCCGGTAGAGCTGCTGGGTGTATTCACCAAACCCTTTGCCCTCATCATCCGTTTGTTCGCCAACATGACCGCAGGACACATCATCATTCTGAGCTTTGTAAGCCTGATCTTCATCTTTACCGAAATGTCAAAAACTGCCGGTATCGCTTTCACCCCGGTTTCCATTGCCTTTGCGGTATTCATCTATTTAATCGAAATTCTGGTAGCGTTCATCCAGGCATATATCTTCACCAACCTTACTGCAGTGTTCATCGGCGGTGCCATTGGTGATCATCATTATGAGGAAGACATCGTTACCCATCATTAA
- a CDS encoding c-type cytochrome translates to MKKNSFFSTGILLACIAVSLANCGGDKENSIDNPPPADPCDGVNAKFAANVLPLIQAKCQGCHKTGGGAPFALETYDQIKAKASNIKDAAVTNSRMPKGGPALTAAEKKTLGCWIDGGAINN, encoded by the coding sequence ATGAAAAAAAATTCTTTTTTTTCAACGGGAATCTTATTGGCATGTATTGCCGTTTCGCTCGCAAACTGCGGCGGCGACAAAGAAAATTCAATAGACAATCCTCCTCCCGCAGATCCCTGCGATGGTGTTAACGCAAAATTTGCAGCAAACGTGCTTCCCCTGATCCAGGCAAAATGCCAGGGCTGTCATAAAACCGGAGGCGGAGCTCCTTTTGCGCTGGAGACCTATGACCAGATAAAAGCAAAAGCCTCCAATATAAAAGATGCAGCTGTTACCAACAGCCGGATGCCCAAGGGCGGGCCGGCCCTCACCGCGGCAGAGAAGAAAACCCTGGGTTGCTGGATCGACGGCGGAGCCATAAATAACTAG
- a CDS encoding YceI family protein, whose translation MKKTALTICILIVSAAAVPAQRYFTKTGTISFEAGTALEDIEASNKSATSVFDAATGQLEFAVLVKGFEFRRALMQEHFNENYMESSKYPKAAFKGRMNLQGISFQKPGSYPVTVKGTLELHGVKKEITTTGTLKVSGSTVQAIAKFPVTISDYNISIPGVVRDKIAKTALVAVNCNYSVLK comes from the coding sequence ATGAAAAAAACAGCCCTCACTATTTGTATCCTTATTGTATCCGCAGCAGCGGTACCCGCACAAAGATATTTTACAAAAACCGGTACCATCTCCTTTGAAGCCGGAACGGCACTGGAAGACATAGAGGCCAGCAATAAATCAGCCACCAGCGTTTTTGATGCAGCAACCGGACAGCTGGAATTTGCCGTACTGGTAAAAGGTTTTGAATTTCGGCGGGCGCTGATGCAGGAGCATTTTAATGAGAATTATATGGAAAGCAGTAAATACCCCAAGGCCGCATTTAAAGGCAGGATGAACCTCCAGGGCATCTCCTTCCAGAAGCCCGGCAGCTATCCTGTTACTGTAAAAGGCACTCTGGAACTGCACGGTGTAAAAAAAGAGATCACCACCACAGGAACCCTGAAGGTCTCCGGCAGTACCGTACAGGCCATTGCAAAATTTCCGGTAACCATCAGTGACTATAACATTTCCATTCCGGGGGTCGTCCGCGATAAAATCGCGAAGACAGCCCTGGTGGCTGTTAACTGTAACTACTCCGTTTTAAAATAA
- a CDS encoding OB-fold putative lipoprotein, with the protein MKKGKLVLLLLLIIIVLGAGYAYYQYNRKPADIKTAEAEIRTGAGELIAAFNNDEATANKKYVEKIIAVTGKITDIQIDTAGQATVFLDSGDPLASVTCSFYDTEAAAVKDLSAGRQVTIKGVCTGKLMDVVLNKCSIVQ; encoded by the coding sequence ATGAAAAAAGGAAAACTGGTTTTGCTGCTCTTGCTCATCATCATTGTGCTGGGCGCCGGCTACGCTTATTATCAGTACAACAGAAAGCCCGCCGACATAAAAACAGCGGAGGCCGAAATCCGGACAGGTGCCGGTGAGCTGATTGCCGCATTTAATAACGATGAAGCAACAGCCAATAAGAAGTATGTGGAGAAGATCATTGCTGTTACGGGAAAGATCACGGACATACAGATCGACACAGCCGGGCAGGCAACCGTTTTTCTCGACAGCGGAGATCCGCTGGCATCGGTTACCTGCAGCTTTTATGATACGGAAGCCGCCGCAGTAAAAGATCTGTCCGCAGGCAGACAGGTGACCATCAAAGGAGTTTGCACCGGCAAGCTGATGGATGTGGTGCTTAATAAATGCAGTATTGTTCAATAA
- the atpE gene encoding ATP synthase F0 subunit C, giving the protein MSLMNTLLEVSGSWSHFGGAVGAGLAAIGAGIGIGQIGKGATEGIARQPEAANDIRGAMILTAAFIEGVALFAVIAGLLAVLK; this is encoded by the coding sequence ATGAGTTTAATGAACACTTTGTTGGAAGTAAGCGGAAGCTGGTCTCACTTTGGTGGTGCCGTAGGCGCTGGCCTTGCTGCTATTGGTGCCGGTATCGGTATCGGTCAGATTGGTAAAGGCGCTACTGAAGGTATCGCCCGTCAGCCGGAAGCTGCTAACGACATCCGTGGCGCTATGATCTTAACTGCTGCGTTTATCGAGGGTGTTGCCCTGTTTGCGGTAATCGCCGGTTTATTGGCCGTACTGAAGTAA
- a CDS encoding RNA polymerase sigma factor: protein MSVPPKTEYSLSSIVGGCKLGTPSWQRRLYEQYFGFALSVCMRYTSSKEEALEMVNDGFVRVFRGIAQFQEPGDQDLLSRIFMSWLKKIMIHTSINHYKAAKRTADRVDSSTDHPDVAAAGSAVDDMAYLDLVKLIQRLSPAYRNTFSLFAIEGYSHEEIAKTLGISVGTSKTNLMKARKNLREMLEQLNE from the coding sequence TTGTCAGTACCTCCTAAGACCGAGTATAGCCTGTCGAGTATTGTAGGTGGCTGTAAGTTGGGCACCCCCTCCTGGCAGAGGCGGTTGTATGAACAGTATTTCGGGTTTGCCCTTTCGGTTTGCATGAGGTATACCTCCTCAAAAGAGGAAGCACTTGAAATGGTCAATGACGGATTTGTGCGGGTATTCAGGGGCATAGCGCAGTTTCAGGAACCGGGCGACCAGGATCTTTTATCAAGAATCTTTATGAGCTGGTTAAAGAAAATAATGATCCATACTAGCATCAACCATTACAAAGCTGCTAAACGAACGGCAGACCGGGTCGATAGCAGCACAGACCATCCGGATGTAGCGGCTGCAGGCAGCGCGGTTGATGATATGGCTTACCTGGACCTGGTAAAGCTGATCCAACGGTTAAGTCCGGCCTACCGCAACACCTTCAGCCTGTTTGCCATCGAAGGATACAGCCATGAAGAAATAGCAAAGACACTGGGCATTTCAGTAGGTACGTCAAAAACCAACCTCATGAAGGCCCGCAAAAATCTCAGGGAAATGCTGGAGCAATTAAATGAGTAA